The DNA window TTTTTCCCCCCCAAAAGCAGTAAAAACAATTATACAGGACATTATGAAATTCTAATGCCATTACTAGGACCCAACTCCCGCAGGTTACCAGCATGGAATCCTGTATCAGCAGAGGCTGCTCCACCAATGGACAGACATGCAGGGTGACAGTATTCTCTTGATTACTATACTTGTCATAATGTAATAACAATTATGAGATAAAAAAGGAAACCTTTCTATAGCTGATAACACTACATAAATAGGTAACACAGTTAATCAAAATGTAAACATATGGTTTTCTCACACCAGTATAGCAAATAGGAGACTATTTACAGCCAGAGCAATTCTAAGTTATCCCACTATAGTGATTCTTACACCTTGTTTCTTTGTTGTATGATCCTtgtgtattttttcccattcgTCATCATCTGTATCCTGGTCAAATGTCTCAGGGTATGCTGGTAACTTGTCTTTGGGGCATTCTTCATAGTAACTCCGGACATATTTTCCCACAGACCATCCTTTGTATTCTTCTGGCGTTTTGCATTCCAGGCCATTATAATGGACATTGTAGTGGTGTATTAACCAATAGAAGAGGTAGTGGATGTTGTAGTCACATCTCCAAGGATTATCTCTGAGCCATAAGAGTTTCAAAAAATACAAGTCTTCTAATACTCCATAGTCAAAGTTTTGCAGCCTGTTGTTTGATAAATCTAGCTCTTCTAAATGTGTGAGCCCTAAAAAAGCAGctagaaacagaaaatatttattaaaccaaTGAATAATTGAGTTAATGCAATGGTCTATAGTGAGTTGTAAggataaatacaaattaaaaataagaagtttGATTATCCCTGTTGAAAATAAAGGAAGTTTtcccttctctcctttttctcagACATTTACAGAAAATTTGTAAATATAACCACTTTCCTCCTCTCTTTGAAATGTCTTTAAATCCTTTTAAAGACCAGATAGGCCATTTGTCACCATTAAAATCCAGGAATGCCTTTCTCAAGGACTTGGGAGCTATCTTTTTGAACTGCAAACATCAACTAAGATAAATCCTTGTGTCCCAGTTTCTGTAAGGCCAGGAGCCTAATTTTGGTGGCATTTTGCTTCCAGTTGCAAGACTACCTAGATAAAGTCAAAGAGCTAACCCAGATAGATGGTCCACTTACCAGATAAAGTTAGAATGAACTATATGTAATAAAATGTAATATCAAGTTCTCTTACTTGAGAACTTGTTTATCCTTAAAACATGTGTGTAATGAATGGGTAGTATATAAAAGACAAGATTCTCTCTGTCTTTGCAATCTGTTAGTGATTGCCTATGCTGTGCATCTCATTCTGGTATAAAGTTTATTCaataatgaaagtgttattctttttttctttactacCTTTGTGGAGAGGACGTCTGGATTGGgaggagattttttaaaaaattctattttcCCACTATGCCTATTTAAATGCATACtttctaaaacatatttttattcaaacaaAGCTTTCCCTTGATTAGATTGACTAGTATACAGCATTTGATTTGAAAAGTCAGCTTTAGGTTAGCTTTTAAAACAGCATTTTCTGATATGCATTATTTTATGCTTACTAGAAATATGACACCaaaaaagggagggaaagagagagagagagggagggaaagggggtgggaagaaaatatttcaaatgtaAGATTTGAGTACAGAAAAAATGAAAAGTGTGACTGTTGATGATTTGATAGCTTCCTGGGATATCAGTAAATTCTAAAAATGCCTAGAAAACAATTTTTCCCCAGTTTTGAGGGGAAAGATTCTAATTCTGTAGAGTCCTCAAACAATCTGCTAATGTTATGAGAACATCTGGTTGTGTTTGGCAAGCTATGGAAGCTGTCTGCCTTGGATCcatatgtatttaatttttctgGAGGGtgaataattagaacaaatatcaaacacataacaaaataaaacaataaagttTTTTTCTTCCAAGAGCAAAGAATCTCCTATCTTAATTCTATTTTAGTTGATATGAACTAAACACATACCTCAGAATTTATAGGTCAATCCTGATTTCAgatattttgtttctatttcagCCATTTTCTCATTACTGTTTTAAAATGCCCTTGTTAGAGCATAGTGTTCTCATTTTTGAATTTGGAAAATATGCTGACATACCAATACCATTAGCTGTTTTCATATTATCTGTTCTCAGACAAAACCGAAATTCcccctaaaaatatattttatattttgatacaAAGCAATGGCTTGGGGGTCTGGTGGGAGTGGGAGACAAAAGTTCAGTCCTGTGATTATAGTGCTGAAgacattgcatttttttttctatttgttaaaATTCTGTATGTCAATGATTTCACAAATTGTCTTTCTTTAAACTGATTCAACCCAAAAGCATGtataaatattcttaaaatttattttggaagtACTATAGTTGTCACTTAAACCATATGTATCTAGGCACTTGGGAAAACTAGTTTTTATCTGTTTCTTAAAGGAGGTAAAACGCCTCATAGGGTGACTTCTTTCCCTTTTCCACAGTAACTCCTGGCATTTCATAAGATTATTATTCACGAAATTCTCACTGCACTTGCATACTTGCCAGGAAAAATCATTAAAGTAAGTCTACTTTGGCAGTGTTTCATCTCAAAGATCCTAGAACATAGTAGGTCTTttatctgaaaactcctttaggTTATTTTGCCTTATTTAAATGCTGAGAATACTTATTTTGTTCCAAAGGAGATACCCCCGCAAAAAGTGGCTGGCATTCAGTAGGTGCACAATACATATTTATTAGTGTAGGAAATACTTTCCTTGGATTGAACTGAATGAATTTATTAAAAACTAGGTATCACTGCTGATAAATAGGGATCAGGTCAAATGTCAGCAAGGAAAATGCATAgggtaaacaaaattaaaatgcatagggtaaaaaatcatgaaattcttGCAATTTCATGAATTCTATAAATGATGAAGGAAAAATATGATTGGAAGTAAAATAAATCCATTTTCCAGCTATCATctgtctctgtgttgtctcctttCATTTTTTGCTAGTGTTCTTTATATACTGTAGTTTTCCTGTAATTATAACATTATTACATTATTGTTCACTGCTTTTAATATGTTTAACTTGGGCCATATAATAACTaacattttagttattttttgagAAAGATCTAAAATTTGTTTGCATccatactgtttttattttttctttcttttctgttttttccccACCTCTTCATTCTTTTTCCAGTTGGgaggtcaaacccagggccttgttcatgctggccaagcactctgcccctgagccacatcctcagtccttgcaCTCACACTTTTGATAGTTGGTAAGCTCTTGCTGTAGATTATAGCATCAGAAAGAAATTAGACACTTGCCCAGGGACCTTGGATATGGCATACTTGTCCTGTCGGTCTTTGGTTCTCCTGGGGCAAAGAAAGCATCTCCACCTCCAGATCCTtcactctgcttcctggctttGTAGAGATTGGCTACTGGTTATTGACCTGCACACTAGGAAAATGAGCGCTTCATGTGGGAGAAGAGTGTTTCTATGGTGTTCTTATTTAATGTGAAGTGAAAACTGCATTTGGTCTTGCCATTCAAAGATACTTTCAAGTTTGCCATATCTATATAGGCAAAGGTATAAGTGTAGCACATTGCTGTCCAgctaggaaattttaaaaattacaattttctaatattttaaaaagatgttaaTCCTAAAATATGCCTTTATGGCTCCAGAATATTCATCCTTAATTTTCACTTCTATCATGTTAAAATTCTAAGGTTTATTAATAGTATTAAATTACCATTAAGAAAAGTCAGAGAAATAATTGCATTCAAAATGTTTATAAcattatattttatgattaatAATATTAGTAATTTTGTTATAGTTAGAACTTTTCAAATTTAAGTAGCTTCATAAAGGCACATGTATCCTGTATGTAGCACATCTTACCATTGTTTCAGTAATTCTCAGTTCCTTCTGCATCTTGTGTGTTTTAAGTTCAGTTTTTTGCCAGAGGCTTTTCTTAGCAAATAGAGAAGAGATGTGAAGTTGGAAAGAGAACTGATCTTTATTTAGGAGGAGAAATAACATGTCTTGCTCTGGTTTGAGCATATTTTATCTTAATTTGTGAGGGTTGTATTTAGCAGTTAGTTTCAAATTTACTCTAAACAAGTTGGCAAAGAAAATGCCACATGAATTTCTGTTTAAAAATTGTTACATGTTCACTGTATCAATGACCACTTGCCatatctttctattttttaaaaatctattctaCAAAACAATTTATTACGGCTAAATGAATATATTTCACAGTCGGCAACTGTAACACATACTTTACAAAGCAACTTTTGGCAACTATTTCTCTCAGTGCCAAACAAGTCCTAATTTAAGTGCCACACTTGATTAAAATtcatactttttaattatttagcttagtttagttttttttaactGTATTTACTGTAAATGTTGCTATAAAAGAGAAATCACAGAGCCCCATTTAAGGGGCTGATATTCAATGAAACTTACCAGGGTCTATGAATTCAATGGTGTTACTGCTGAGGTTCAATTTCTTAAGCTCATGAACATCTTCAAATTCCTTGGGTCGAAGTTGGTTGATTTTATTGTATGATAAGTCAAGTTTAACAATATCTGGAGGGATATTGGTTGGAATTTTCTTCAACTCTGGAAAAATTAATAGTATTTAGGTTATTTTATTAGTATTGGAGCTCTCCTTGCTCTAGTTCTCTCTTTACTGCTAAACTCATGTGATTGAAGAATTAACTCTTAAAGATAAAGTATAAGGATATCTAAAGCCAAAGAAAACTGGTATGAGCAAGTCTTAGTGTCTGCTAAAGTCTGTCAAAGACCAGTGAATCAAGCATCAAACCTAGAGGAAGGGCTGCCTAGTCCTTGCTGAGCTGTTCAAAGAAACTCCCTAGATGCAATGGTAGAAAACCAAGAGGAGAAATAGCAGGCAATGCCATATAGGTAGCCAAAGAGGAAGGTAGGAGTAATCCAGCTACCAGTAATTGCCAGGGAagcttttgaaaaaaaagaatcaaagtaAAATCTATAAGTCAAACAACTGCAAACCAAACTGCTGTAAGCctgtctcctcctccctctctttctacTTCTGAATTTTCTAATAATATTGCTTTTTTATTTGTATCTTCATTTTATCCTTCTTTTTAGATTCCCTCTGCTTACAAATAAGCTCAATTTGCTTCActctaaaaaacaaatgaaaagctCATGACCTCCATGATCTTAAGCAGCAGTAATCAGTAGTCTCCCATTATCCTCAGGAGATACATCCCAAGACCCCCAGTGGATGTCTAAAACCATAGATAGTATGAAACTCCTGGAATACTGATTTTTACCTGTACATACAGACCTGTGATAAAGATTAATTTATAAAGTAGGCACATAAGGTTAATAATACCCAGtaataaaatggaataattataagTGTCCTctaataaaagttatttaaaacatCTATTGGATTGGCCATGGACAATACCATTCCCTGCTTTCCTTTTCTCAGTGGTAGTTATCAACATCAGACATAGTATacattttactgatttttttcccccttggtttttgatccccttccttcccttcctccatgGAGGGAATGAGGGAATTTAAGACAATGCCAGAGTAAATAGATAAGTGGTGTGTGGCAGGTAACTTCTATGATTGCAGCCAATGATCCCTACTACAGATATTAATGCCCCTGCATATAAACCTCTCCTTTGAGTATGGATGAACCTAATGACTTGCTTCTAACCAAGAGAATGTTGCCAACGTGGTGGGATATTGCTTCTGTACTTGTGTTACAAGAGAATGTGATTTCCATCTTGCTAGCAGATCCCTCTTTAATTGGCTTTGATGAAATGAACTGCCATGTTAGGGAGGCCTCTATGGCAAGGAATTAAAGGTGACCAATAGCCAGcaaatattactaacaaatctTAGTATTATTTGAAAACCACAGACAATTgaagtcaaagaaagacagaagaaataattttttttgacaCTTAGAATTTGGGGTAATTGTTGAGAATGGCTATTGTATCTTGTAATAGAAAACTTGAAAAAGCAGAGcagaattttatttcaaaatatccaGAATCCCACTTCTTACTTCCTCCATTGTTACCACATTGATCCAAGTCATTACTTCTTACCTGGATTATTCCAATAATGTCCTAAGCCTATGTGATCCTGACAGACCAGATGGCAGAATCCATCCAATGGCTTCCCATCTCAAAATGAATGAAAGCCAGGATGAGTACTCACTGAAGCCCTATAAGCCATGGAGGGTTGTAGGGCATCTTGGTCACCAGAGTCAGCACCTTCTAGATTCTAGAAATCAGCCTGTTCATCAGAACTTGCTTGCCAAATCCACAGCTACTAGGCTGGACAAGAGGGTGACACAACAACCTCTGAGGGACAAGCTAAAGTGGGTTAGCCACAAATAAATGGATAGCAAAAAATGTTTACGCGAACACTCTGGAACCCAACTTGAGCAAAGTGGCAGACCTGTGGATGCTGGCAAAGGAATACGAATTACAAAACCATCTTTGGGGTTGTCAGCAGAAATCCTGGATAAAAATAGGATCCACAAGTAGTACCAGGAAATGTAAACCCAATGCTTTTACTAGTATTTCTTTGAGAAAAGGGAAAATCTTACTTCATGTATTGATGAGTAAAAATAGTTCTTTACTATAAAACTTGAATAAGAATTGTAAAACTTGATGCTAAGTATGTTTGTCTTCAATAaagaatgtataaataaatatttcctcagGCCAGAATTCAAATTTCTTCAATATCCCCATTTCTAGATCAGGCATCACATGGTATCCAGATTTCATGTTTATTGCTACCCAAAGTCTTCATAAATGCCCTGACAATGCCATATTTGCTTGATTATTATTCTTTACAGATCTTGCTTCTCCTCCAACCAAACCTTACTGACTTTGAGGAGGGAATTGGGAAATTTTCTCCCTGTAATTTCCCCCATTTAGTAGGTTATCTTGGTTGTCAGCAACCTCAGAATTAATTTGAAAGCTTGGTTGTAGGAGTTAAGGAGATGAATGACCCTGTTTATTGCAAACTTAAAAATCCTTAACAGTTTGATTTAGGGAAAAAATTGTGTCTTTAACATCAGAGACAGCTGGAGGCAATTTACTTACACAATTTGCCCTAGCCTGACCTTTGAAGTGAAAATGGTAAATTATCCTGGTAAATGTGAAGTTAAAAGCAGTTTAAGAACTCTGATTTTCCTGTGTTCTTAGCAAATGCATTTACCTCAATATGGCATAAATGTACCTTTCAACTAATCCCACATTTTATTCCCTTTGAAAGACTAAGTTTTGTTGGCAAAGTGCTCGTCTCTCAGTTAAGacactattattttatttcttgctgttAGATGTTTAAGGCAAAAATAGTGATCTTTGAGGTCTATGTGGTTGAATTGGCATTAGGAACCCTACACATACCATCTGACTCATTGTGAAGTCAGTTAGGAAAGGCTCAACTCCCACTAGAGGGATCTGTATTGCAGATTctctgtatgcaattatgtgtatTTTTCTAAAGAGCTTAAAAGGAGGCTTCAATACTGGGAGGAAACATTAATAATTCCTCATATAATAAATAACAGCCAGAATCTTGAAGGGAGAGATGACATTACTTGGTGGCCAATGACTTGAAAACTGTGTCACTGACAACCTGTGTGACCTTTGAAGGGCAAGTTAGCTTCTCTATACCTCAGAGAAGGTTTAAAGATATatatcatttataaaatgaaagtaaTAATACTTCTTTTAGGGTTGTGCAGAGTAAATGACAATGTATATAAACCTCTGTCTCCTTTGATAGAAGGAGGctcattcatagtggggtagggagcaggagcatgggaagaatagacgaactctagatagggtagagggtttggaagagaagagaggggacatggagtaattaatgatggtggaatgtgatgatcattattatccaaagtacaggtatgaagacacaaattggtgtgaatatactatatattcaaccagagatatgaaaaattgtgctcgatatatgtaataagaattgtaatgcattctgctatcatatataaataaaaattaataaaaaacccCTCTGTCTCACTGCCATGGAGCATATAGGTACTAGCTGTTATTCATTAATATTGCTGCTAGTTCCTCTCTTGATGGCATGCTTTAGGCCTCCTTATATTCTATACAGTGTCTAAAATGTGAAGTGTAATTATCAAAAGCATTACTACTTTCTGGCAGGGAGCTAGAGATGCACATtgctaaacatttatttttcatatttaacaTTTGTTACCCCTTTTATAGAATGGAATAAGAAAAATTAGATCAGATTAAATTCAGGTTGTCATGCTTATATTCTAGCTATGATTTCTAacttacatgtatttttatttttaaaggtttcttaaattcctttttttgtgaGCAAAGAAAAACCTCTGAATTATTTTCACCAATCTAAAGTACATGGCCCTGTGCCAAGCACTACTAAAGGGAGTATAATAGACAAGCCCTCTGCCTTTACACAGGAATTGACACTatagtaaaaaaatgaaaaataggggctggggttgtggctcagcagtagaacacttgcctagcatgtatgaggcattgggttcaatcctcagcaccacataaaaataaataaataaaataaagatattgtgcccaactacaactaaaaataaataaataaataaataataaataaataaatgggaaataAATGATCAAGTGAATCGGTAGATTTATATAAACAATGGTGAACCATCTATAGTGCTAAAAAGGCAAAACTATCCTCCATTTTGTAATCTAAGAGTATAGACTCTGCCTAGGAAGGGTGTGGGAGGAGGATGGAGAGAGTGGTTAAAAGGTATAAGGGTGCAGATAGGAGAAGGAATAACTTCTAATGTTCTGTAGCACAGTAGAATAACTGTGGTTAGCAACATTATTTGTGTATTTTGAAATAGCTCTTAGAGGGGATTTTGAATGTTTCCAACACAAATGGTAAACATCTGAAGTGATGAATGTGCCAGttaccctgatctgatcattTATATCATATGCATGTATTAAAATGTCACActgtgggactggggttgtggctcagtggcagagcgcttgcctagcacatgtgaggcactgggttcgatcctcagcaccacataaaaatgaataaacaaaataaagatattgcatccgtctataactaaaaaatattttaaaaaataacacactGTATCCTATAAGTACATATAATTACtgtcaattaaaattaaaagtgtaTTTTGGAAAGGGAAGTATAGGCTATGAATTGCATACATAGTCACTAACATTTAGGGGAGCTTGGGTTGTCCATTAATGCATGATCTACTATTGGATAATTTAAATTTGTATGTCATAAAACTTCATATTGTATCCCACtaaataaaatgtgtatttttgaaGCAAGGGGATGAATTTATGGCACATGTCTGGGAGGTTGTATGTAAACAACATTAAGTTGATAAAAGAACATcataaaataatgtatttttccaaaagaaaaagaaaaatattatggaaaaaaatgaaactcAAAACAAAAGCAGAAATAGGCTAACTGAGGGAAATGGCCCAAGAATAAAAAgatagtaaaaaagaaaaatatgttatCTCTTCAGAGAGCTgtagaagttttaaattttgtatagatagtatttttctcagaaaattaATGACCTTAATCCTACTTTTCTCTTTGATACCTGGTGCAGCAAGGACAAATTAACTTAACCTGAACTGTAGAACTGCATATAAAGTATTCTAGGACAACTTCAGGATAGTTGCTTTGTATTTgttcaaaatgtataattctaagcATCACAAAGGAAATTCTAGTAAACATACATTATTTAGCATGAAGCTCTAATTACTCTCCATAACCATAACAGGGAAATTCTAcccaatattgctacagaaaaacTACATCTATCAAGTCTTTTGGAATTTTCTATTGCTTCTTGTTGAGGCAATACTTGTTTTGAACATGTTCAGATTATTCTGGAAGACAGCATCATGAAGTAGGACGCTCATTGGGGATCAGACCAAGGTTCAAATATAGCTTTGCTGCTTACTTTTGAGACCTTGACCAACTGCCTGGACTTCCATGAACCTCGTTTTATTTACCTATGTTTGGGCACACTACGACCATACTGAAAATTAGGGTTGCTGGAGcacagtagcttttttttttctttttataaattgatttcattttttaaatacatgacagtggaatgcataacagttcctattacacatatagagcacaatttttcatatctctgtacataaagtatgttcacaccatttaatgtcttcatacatgttctttggataatgatgtccatcacattccaccatcattgctaaccccctaccccctttcttcccctcccaccaccctgccctatctagagtctgtctattcctcccatgctccccctccctaccccactaagagtcagtcactttatatcagagaaaacattccgtatttgtcttttggggattggctaacttcacttagaattatcttctctaactccatccatttatctgaaaatgctatgattttattgctgagtaatattacattgtgtatatatgccacatttttttatccatcctctactgaagggcatctaggttggttccacagtttagctgttgtgaattgtgctgttataaacattgatgtgactgtgttcctgtagtatgctgtttttaagtcctttaggtatagacagAGAagtgcaatagctgggtcaaatggtggttccattgcaagttttccaaagactctccatactgctttccatattgactgaaccaatttgcagtcccaccagaaatgtatgagtgtgccttttcccccacaacctTGCCAGTCTAGTAGGTTTTAAGTTAGCCCTTTATCTCAAATTCAGAGGAACTCAGCATAGCATGTTCCAGGTTATGAGGCCATAACTGCTTCTCTCTGGCAACAAATTATATACAAATCACAGGCCATCTTGTAGACAAACCTTTCCATGCCACATGGTTGTGATGTGCTTATCCAGGTGCTACCTCAGAGCCAGGGAGAGAGTGGTAAAGCTTTAGCACAACTTtgcttaaaaatgaacaaatgtaCTCCTGGCTCAGGTTGTCTGATTTGTCACCATTAACAAATCCTGACTTGTTTTCTCTTGAGAGGGGCCTCTTATGCTCTCTTAactttccctttctctcgccctcaaataaacaaaacaaagcaaagccTCCTAAAATAGATGGAAGaaatgatataatgctctttatgaCTCTAATCCAGTGATATATGACTTTAAATAGTAATTGTTATTACTAATAAATTATTAGGCCATGCCAGAAATGACACATATAAACATTGTTATAATGGTTCGTTATTATGTAGTAGATTAGCAGTTCCTGCTCCACGATTTGATAATATCCATCTTCACTAACCTGTCAAGAACATTAGTAAAATCTCCCATCTGTTTCTTAGTTCAGGACTTTATCCTGTAAGTGCAAATCCTGCACAGCACTAGCACAAGATTGTGTGGGATGGAAAACCTGGTAGTGATTTGCAGAGAGTAAGTAATATTCCAGGAAGATTTCCTTAGTCTCATAGTCTTAGATTAAATACTTTAGATtcagttctttaaatattctttttggTCCTTTTCTGGATAATATGGGGACCTTAAAGATGTAGGACACTAGCAAGTGTTTATTAAAACCTTGGGAATAAGCGGCATGAAATACAGAAGCACTATCACTATAGTGCTTGGCTTCTGTCTCAGAGTGCTGTCCTCTCAGAATCCTGTCCTCTGTCTTGTTCTGCAGATGTTTTTTTCATTGAGGTTGTTCCGCCACAGATGTACACCTTTAATTTATGTAAGTCAAGTCACATAGACATAGATGGCATTTGCACCTGTTTTCATATCCATTGGTTTTACCTACATAAGTTAAATTGGATTTAAGATAAGAGGAATTCCTTATAGCCACAACTTATGATGAGCAAATAGGTAGGATCCAAATTGCTGCAATTCTTTGGTGTGACAGATGGAACAAAGAAAGTATTCCTCTGAAATCCAAGTTTGGGTGATCTTAACTAAATGCAGTTCAGGAACAAGTAGGGGATACTTCGTACCTCTTCTACTGTCCCCTAATTGCCAACCACCTTGAGTTTGACCCCAGAAAATCTTGAAATAGATTCTGTTGTCATTGGGAAAAAATTCTGGTGGAAGTGACAGAAATTTGAAGGTATGATGGGGTATAAGGAGGATTATAAGACTCAAAGAACATTTCTAACAGGccatgaaaatgaaaaaggaagaaacatACCTTTCCTTTTGCAGTCCAGCGTTTGTATGGGAAACACGTAATTGTAGCACAGAGTTGAGTCTGCCTCAGGCCTGATGACTGGGGGTCTCCCTGATACTTGGGGTTTTGGGTCCGGTTGttccttttcttcttcattaCACAACTGTTCAGATTTTAGCTGcagcaattttttattttttagttcatgTGGGCTTGCGCACTTGGCATAGTTTCCCAAATTTCGGTTCTTTGGAATCTGCAACATTGAAATGAGGGTTTCTAACTCACAACTACAGTGCCAGGGGTTGTCATAGAGTCGCAGGTAGCTCAGGAGAGGCATATATATGAACACCTCCTCTCTCAAGACTTTGATCTTATTGTGCTGTAGCAAAAGGGTGGTAAGTTTGTTTAAGCCAAAGAAGGCTTCACTCTCAATTTTGGAGATCTCATTCTGTTGCAGGTCCAGGCTTTTCAGGTTTTTAAATTTGGAAAACATGTTGTTTTTCAATATGCGGATCTTGTTTCTTGCTAAAAGCATGTGCAGCAAATCTTGAGGCCAGGTAGGTAGCACATAAACTAATTTTCTTTCTTGACAGTCTAAATATTTCTCATGGAGATATGTGTACACATCACAGGGGAGACCTGGTGCGTAGCGCTTTACTGGGTTGGAGCTTCTCCGGCTCCCACCTGCCCGGCCATGATTTGTTCGGCTTCTTACACTGCCAGGGCTTCCCTTGCGCAGCTCAGCAGCTTTACAAAGGCAAAGCAATATTACAATAGTAAACACGCGCATCCTGACATCCAGCTGGCCCCAATTCTTTGGTGTGACAGATGGAACAAAGAAAGTATTCCTTTGAAATCCGAGTTTGGGTAATCTTAACTAAATGCAGTTCAGGAACAATGAGACCCAGATGGGGGATTCAGAGTTCCTAGATTGGAATAGAAAAACACATTGAAAGTTAAAAATCATTGCAAATATTGTGGTGTGACTGAAATAGCAGTCTTTTTTAAGCAAATACCTTCCTGGTTTAGAAAGGTGTTTGCAAATCAGTGGTATAGAATGCTCCTCATCCTCTTCCTTGCCTTTTTTACTGTTCAAATGTTTGGGCCCTCAGTTTGAATCAAGGCTCTTCTACCTGCTTGATTATGTGATGCTGGGCTAGTTATTTACCTCATCttcatcatctgtaaaatgggaccaAGGATCCCTCCTAATGTGGTGGGGAGAATGAAAGGGACTCATGTATTGTAAGGTACTTTAGAATACCCAGTCCAGGGAGTATCCTGCACAAATGTCAGGACTCAGCATGATGAAAAGTGAAAC is part of the Callospermophilus lateralis isolate mCalLat2 chromosome 1, mCalLat2.hap1, whole genome shotgun sequence genome and encodes:
- the Lrrc17 gene encoding leucine-rich repeat-containing protein 17 codes for the protein MRVFTIVILLCLCKAAELRKGSPGSVRSRTNHGRAGGSRRSSNPVKRYAPGLPCDVYTYLHEKYLDCQERKLVYVLPTWPQDLLHMLLARNKIRILKNNMFSKFKNLKSLDLQQNEISKIESEAFFGLNKLTTLLLQHNKIKVLREEVFIYMPLLSYLRLYDNPWHCSCELETLISMLQIPKNRNLGNYAKCASPHELKNKKLLQLKSEQLCNEEEKEQPDPKPQVSGRPPVIRPEADSTLCYNYVFPIQTLDCKRKELKKIPTNIPPDIVKLDLSYNKINQLRPKEFEDVHELKKLNLSSNTIEFIDPAAFLGLTHLEELDLSNNRLQNFDYGVLEDLYFLKLLWLRDNPWRCDYNIHYLFYWLIHHYNVHYNGLECKTPEEYKGWSVGKYVRSYYEECPKDKLPAYPETFDQDTDDDEWEKIHKDHTTKKQGVRITIVG